In a genomic window of Gloeothece verrucosa PCC 7822:
- a CDS encoding response regulator yields the protein MKILCIEDDESLAKLLYQILVKQHYEVEIATDGETGWNLVTTSAYDLILLDWMLPKLTGIELCEKLRTRNGLIPSQNQDTPILLMTGLDTTTSKVMGLDAGADDYLVKPLDFEELLARIRALLRRKSGERAPMLKWGQLCLCPNSGQVTYLEQKIQLAQKEYKLLELFLRNPEQIFSLSRLVDSLWSIEKTPTEGAVRAHIKGLRQKLKQAGVPDPLETIYKMGYRLKKVDQAEDKRLVNRDKNLSSPYCLSCFQIPPELWEVWQECRQSYCDRASIIQQAVTALKKGTLTPLLQHQAEREAHTLAGSLGSFGLENASSIARRIEEIFKQPQPPNPLETEQLFQWTTKLTEALSCNLPNPNSCDLRQKKSSVSLVLSPRGTLLILESDMTLRQLLVKEALTWGIETQVATTLDEAEKLLNSGQCNVMLLDLNFYDSEPTGLQFLATLNRQHPSLPAIILTAEESFEKRIEAARWGNHYFLVKPVVPSQILAVVTQTLRQASESSAKILIVDDDSSLLKLLSTLLTPSGYQLTLLSEPQQFWEILEQSEPDLLILDIKFSKPASSDQEKERSSFFNGIELCQVIRNDLRWNRLPVILLSVHTDLETVQRGFMAGADDFLSKPVVASELLIRVRSRLKQRKMWKIIEYDELTGVSLRRKALEDLTRAIHLAQRQGQPFCLAILDLDHFKRVNDQYGHETGDLVLSYFGQLLNKSFRSQDIIGRWGGEEFVVGMIGMTKLEGSKRLENILEKLNNYLFVAANGTSFRVTFSGGIAQLRENGNELQMLYTAADQALYQAKEAGRRRIIAAEKSQPNN from the coding sequence GTGAAAATCCTTTGTATCGAAGATGATGAAAGTTTAGCCAAACTGCTTTATCAAATCCTGGTAAAGCAACACTACGAAGTAGAAATAGCAACAGACGGGGAGACTGGATGGAACTTAGTCACTACCTCGGCTTACGACCTAATTCTACTGGATTGGATGTTACCGAAACTGACGGGAATTGAACTTTGTGAAAAATTACGGACTAGAAATGGTCTTATCCCTAGCCAAAACCAAGACACTCCCATATTGCTGATGACGGGGTTGGATACCACAACCAGTAAAGTAATGGGATTGGATGCAGGAGCCGATGATTACCTCGTAAAACCATTGGATTTTGAGGAATTGTTGGCTAGAATCCGTGCCCTCTTACGCCGTAAGTCAGGAGAGAGAGCGCCTATGTTAAAATGGGGCCAATTGTGCTTGTGTCCCAATAGTGGTCAAGTCACCTATCTTGAGCAAAAAATTCAACTGGCTCAAAAAGAATATAAATTATTAGAGCTATTTTTACGAAATCCCGAGCAAATTTTTAGCCTCAGTCGATTAGTTGACAGTTTATGGAGTATCGAAAAAACACCGACAGAAGGGGCAGTGCGAGCGCATATTAAAGGATTACGACAAAAATTAAAGCAGGCAGGAGTTCCCGACCCATTAGAAACAATTTATAAAATGGGTTATAGATTGAAAAAGGTAGATCAAGCCGAAGATAAACGCCTAGTTAATCGAGATAAAAACTTATCTTCTCCCTATTGTCTTTCTTGTTTCCAAATCCCGCCCGAATTATGGGAAGTGTGGCAGGAGTGCCGGCAGTCTTACTGTGATCGCGCTTCAATCATCCAGCAAGCTGTAACGGCTCTCAAAAAGGGAACTCTAACCCCCCTTTTGCAACATCAAGCGGAACGAGAAGCTCACACCCTAGCAGGTTCTTTGGGAAGTTTTGGTCTAGAAAACGCTTCAAGTATAGCGCGTCGAATTGAAGAAATATTCAAGCAACCCCAGCCGCCAAACCCGTTAGAAACAGAACAATTATTTCAATGGACAACCAAATTAACTGAAGCATTAAGCTGTAATTTGCCCAATCCAAATAGTTGCGATTTGAGGCAAAAAAAATCTTCTGTTAGCCTTGTTTTGTCCCCACGCGGAACCCTGTTAATATTAGAGTCGGACATGACTTTAAGACAACTTCTGGTTAAAGAAGCATTGACTTGGGGGATTGAAACCCAAGTGGCGACAACCTTGGACGAAGCCGAGAAATTACTCAATAGCGGTCAATGTAATGTAATGTTGCTAGACCTTAATTTTTACGATTCTGAGCCAACAGGGCTACAATTTCTCGCCACCCTTAACCGTCAGCATCCAAGCCTTCCAGCAATAATATTAACCGCAGAGGAAAGCTTTGAAAAACGAATCGAAGCCGCCCGATGGGGAAATCACTACTTTTTGGTAAAACCTGTAGTGCCCTCTCAAATTTTAGCGGTTGTCACTCAAACCTTGCGACAGGCGAGTGAATCGAGCGCGAAAATATTAATTGTCGATGACGATTCCTCTCTCTTAAAGCTTCTGAGTACCCTCTTAACGCCCTCGGGTTATCAATTAACGTTACTAAGTGAACCACAACAATTTTGGGAAATCTTAGAGCAAAGCGAGCCGGATTTGTTGATTTTAGATATTAAATTCTCTAAGCCGGCCTCGTCAGACCAGGAAAAGGAAAGAAGTTCATTTTTTAATGGAATTGAATTGTGTCAAGTGATTCGTAATGATTTGCGTTGGAATCGCTTACCGGTAATTTTGTTGTCGGTTCACACAGATTTAGAAACCGTTCAACGTGGTTTTATGGCTGGGGCTGATGATTTCTTGAGTAAACCTGTCGTCGCTAGTGAACTGTTAATCCGAGTACGAAGCCGCTTAAAACAGAGAAAAATGTGGAAAATTATCGAGTACGATGAATTAACCGGCGTTAGCCTCCGCCGCAAAGCCCTAGAAGATTTAACGAGAGCTATTCATTTAGCGCAACGACAAGGACAACCTTTTTGTTTAGCAATATTAGACCTAGACCACTTTAAGCGGGTTAATGACCAATACGGGCACGAAACTGGCGATCTTGTTCTTAGCTACTTTGGGCAATTACTCAATAAATCCTTCCGTTCTCAAGACATTATCGGACGCTGGGGAGGGGAAGAATTCGTAGTAGGCATGATTGGCATGACTAAACTTGAAGGGAGCAAGCGTTTAGAAAACATTTTAGAAAAATTAAATAACTATTTGTTTGTAGCCGCGAATGGAACATCTTTTAGAGTTACCTTTAGTGGCGGCATTGCTCAATTAAGGGAAAATGGGAATGAGCTACAAATGCTTTATACAGCAGCAGATCAAGCCCTTTATCAGGCTAAGGAAGCAGGGAGAAGACGAATAATAGCCGCCGAAAAATCCCAACCTAACAACTGA
- a CDS encoding response regulator, whose protein sequence is MAKKRVLVIDDDAGVRTVVQGSLEDLAGWQVTTASTGYQGLLKANQEQFDVLILDIKMPGMNGLTVLKHLKENPKTRTLPVILLTAEIIFMEAESKNNIEIKGVITKPFNVNTLAQQIAKLVGWTLNEN, encoded by the coding sequence ATGGCTAAAAAACGAGTTTTAGTGATTGATGACGACGCGGGGGTGCGAACAGTCGTACAGGGATCTCTAGAAGATCTAGCTGGATGGCAAGTAACAACCGCGAGTACAGGGTATCAAGGATTATTGAAAGCAAACCAAGAACAATTTGATGTTTTAATTTTAGATATAAAGATGCCAGGAATGAATGGCCTTACTGTGCTGAAACATTTAAAAGAAAACCCCAAAACTCGAACATTACCCGTCATCTTATTAACAGCAGAAATCATTTTTATGGAGGCAGAAAGCAAAAACAATATTGAAATTAAAGGAGTGATAACTAAACCCTTTAATGTTAACACGTTAGCTCAACAAATAGCCAAGCTTGTAGGCTGGACTTTAAACGAAAATTAA
- a CDS encoding IS4 family transposase — MDFLQYYQTYFENTLTSSELLTLKLLIWLLQVHKQVKIERLAACLPIPILYESRRRKIQRFLNLKKLSLTLFWFPLIQLIIQKNFQVQERLILVLDRTQWKNNNIFVISLIWKKRAFPLYWLILNKKGRSSLEEQQAIIKPVLKLLANYSLVILGDREFHGIELAYWLKNLDRKSKNKIHFAFREKGDVNFKKGRNDYQLLKTLVQGPGIKIFLSNVQITKKKGFGQFNLGIYWKRNYLNYKEKEPWFILTNLPSLDETIKYYKKRSGIEAMFKDCKTGGYNLEGSKGNEVRLTNLILLIAIAYTSSALLGRVIKNKGYQKYISRLSEPKRKNKRHSDFWVGLYGDNWIFAVEFCFNFIQEIMIINRHKIFNYQKGMKAYSQISAIY; from the coding sequence ATGGATTTTTTACAATATTATCAAACTTATTTTGAAAATACCTTAACTTCTTCAGAACTGTTAACATTAAAATTATTAATTTGGTTACTTCAAGTTCATAAACAAGTTAAAATAGAGAGATTAGCGGCTTGTTTACCTATTCCAATTTTATATGAAAGCCGTCGCCGAAAAATTCAGAGATTTTTAAATTTAAAAAAATTAAGTTTAACTTTATTTTGGTTTCCTTTAATTCAATTAATTATTCAAAAAAATTTTCAAGTTCAAGAACGTCTTATTCTTGTTTTAGATAGAACGCAGTGGAAAAATAATAATATTTTTGTGATAAGTTTAATCTGGAAAAAAAGAGCTTTTCCTTTATATTGGTTAATTTTAAATAAAAAGGGAAGAAGTAGTTTAGAGGAACAACAAGCTATTATTAAGCCAGTCTTAAAATTATTGGCTAATTATAGTTTAGTTATTCTAGGAGATAGAGAGTTTCATGGTATAGAATTGGCTTATTGGTTAAAAAATTTAGATAGAAAAAGTAAAAATAAAATTCACTTTGCTTTTAGAGAAAAAGGAGACGTTAATTTTAAAAAAGGAAGAAATGATTATCAACTTCTCAAGACTCTAGTCCAAGGTCCAGGAATAAAAATCTTTCTCTCAAATGTACAAATCACGAAAAAGAAAGGTTTTGGCCAATTTAATTTAGGAATTTATTGGAAAAGAAATTATCTAAACTATAAAGAAAAAGAACCCTGGTTTATTTTAACTAATTTGCCTTCTTTAGATGAAACAATAAAATATTATAAAAAACGAAGCGGTATTGAGGCAATGTTTAAAGACTGTAAAACAGGTGGTTATAATCTTGAAGGCAGTAAAGGAAATGAGGTGAGACTCACAAATTTAATTTTATTAATAGCTATAGCTTATACAAGTTCAGCACTACTTGGTAGAGTCATCAAAAATAAAGGATATCAAAAATATATTTCAAGATTGAGCGAACCCAAGAGAAAAAATAAGCGACATAGTGATTTTTGGGTAGGTTTATATGGCGACAACTGGATTTTTGCGGTAGAATTCTGCTTTAATTTTATACAAGAAATAATGATTATTAACCGGCATAAAATTTTCAATTATCAAAAAGGAATGAAAGCTTATTCTCAAATTAGTGCCATTTATTAA